One window of the Klebsiella sp. WP3-W18-ESBL-02 genome contains the following:
- the rsd gene encoding sigma D regulator: protein MLNQLESLTERVKGHHRLVDRWLNIRKHLLVAYYNLVGLKPGKESFMRLNEKALDDFCQRLVDYLSAGHFSIYERIIHKMEGESPLLNAGKIWPLLDANTQQIMDYYDSTLENAIDQDNVYAFQQALSDIGEALEARFLLEDQLIMLTFNALDGGEMKRPA, encoded by the coding sequence ATGTTAAACCAGTTAGAGAGCCTGACAGAGCGTGTAAAAGGACACCATAGACTGGTCGACCGCTGGCTGAATATTCGTAAGCACCTGCTCGTGGCTTACTACAATCTGGTTGGCCTTAAGCCTGGCAAAGAATCGTTCATGCGTCTTAACGAGAAAGCGCTGGATGACTTTTGTCAGCGTCTGGTCGATTACCTTTCTGCCGGTCATTTCAGTATTTATGAACGCATTATCCATAAAATGGAAGGCGAGAGTCCGCTTTTAAACGCCGGAAAAATCTGGCCGCTGCTGGATGCTAACACCCAGCAAATTATGGACTACTACGATTCCACGCTGGAAAACGCCATCGACCAGGATAACGTTTATGCCTTCCAGCAGGCGCTGTCTGATATTGGCGAAGCGCTGGAGGCACGTTTTTTACTGGAAGATCAGCTCATCATGCTGACGTTTAATGCGCTCGACGGGGGCGAAATGAAACGCCCGGCTTGA
- the thiC gene encoding phosphomethylpyrimidine synthase ThiC gives MSATTKPSRREQRAQAQHFIDTLEGTAFPNSKRIYITGSQPDIRIPMREIQLSPTLIGGSKDNPQFEDNEAVPVYDTSGPYGDPDVAINVQQGLAKLRQPWIAARNDSEELDDRSSAYTKERLADDGLDELRFSGLLTPKRAKAGKRATQLHYARQGIVTPEMEFIAIRENMGRERIRSEVLRHQHPGMNFGARLPENITPEFVRDEVAAGRAIIPANINHPESEPMIIGRNFLVKVNANIGNSAVTSSIEEEVEKLVWSTRWGADTVMDLSTGRYIHETREWILRNSPVPIGTVPIYQALEKVNGIAEDLTWEAFRDTLLEQAEQGVDYFTIHAGVLLRYVPMTAKRLTGIVSRGGSIMAKWCLSHHKENFLFEHFREICEICAAYDVSLSLGDGLRPGSIQDANDEAQFSELHTLGELTKIAWEYDVQVMIEGPGHVPMHMIQRNMTEELESCHEAPFYTLGPLTTDIAPGYDHFTSGIGAAMIGWFGCAMLCYVTPKEHLGLPNKEDVKQGLITYKIAAHAADLAKGHPGAQIRDNAMSKARFEFRWEDQFNLALDPFTARAYHDETLPQESGKVAHFCSMCGPKFCSMKISQEVRDYAAAQTIEVGMADMSENFRAKGGEIYLKKEEA, from the coding sequence ATGTCTGCCACTACTAAACCATCACGCCGCGAACAGCGCGCGCAAGCCCAACACTTTATCGATACCCTGGAAGGGACCGCCTTCCCTAACTCAAAACGCATTTATATTACCGGTTCGCAGCCGGATATCCGCATTCCGATGCGCGAAATCCAGCTGAGCCCGACGCTGATTGGCGGCAGCAAAGACAACCCGCAATTTGAAGACAACGAAGCCGTGCCGGTGTACGACACCTCCGGGCCGTATGGCGATCCTGACGTGGCAATTAACGTCCAGCAGGGTCTGGCGAAACTGCGCCAGCCGTGGATTGCGGCGCGTAACGACAGCGAAGAATTAGACGACCGCAGCTCCGCTTACACCAAAGAGCGCCTGGCCGACGATGGCCTGGACGAGCTGCGTTTCAGCGGCCTGCTGACGCCAAAGCGCGCCAAAGCCGGTAAGCGCGCGACCCAGCTGCACTACGCCCGTCAGGGGATCGTCACGCCGGAGATGGAGTTTATCGCCATCCGTGAAAATATGGGCCGCGAGCGTATTCGTAGTGAAGTGCTGCGCCACCAGCATCCGGGGATGAACTTTGGCGCGCGTCTGCCGGAAAATATCACCCCGGAATTCGTGCGTGATGAAGTCGCTGCGGGCCGGGCGATTATTCCCGCCAACATCAACCACCCGGAATCCGAGCCGATGATCATCGGCCGCAACTTCCTGGTGAAGGTGAATGCCAACATCGGTAACTCGGCGGTCACTTCCTCTATCGAAGAAGAGGTCGAAAAACTGGTGTGGTCGACCCGCTGGGGCGCAGATACGGTGATGGACCTCTCCACCGGTCGCTATATTCACGAAACCCGCGAGTGGATCCTGCGTAACAGCCCGGTGCCGATCGGCACCGTACCGATCTACCAGGCGCTGGAGAAGGTCAATGGGATCGCCGAAGATCTCACCTGGGAAGCGTTCCGCGATACGTTGCTGGAACAGGCCGAACAGGGCGTGGACTACTTCACTATCCATGCGGGCGTACTGCTGCGCTACGTGCCGATGACCGCTAAACGCCTGACCGGAATTGTCTCGCGCGGCGGTTCAATTATGGCGAAATGGTGCCTCTCGCATCACAAAGAAAACTTCCTGTTTGAACATTTCCGCGAAATTTGTGAAATCTGCGCCGCCTACGACGTCTCGCTCTCTCTCGGTGACGGCCTGCGCCCGGGTTCGATTCAGGATGCCAACGACGAAGCGCAGTTCTCCGAACTGCATACGCTGGGCGAGCTGACCAAAATCGCCTGGGAATACGACGTGCAGGTGATGATTGAAGGCCCAGGGCATGTGCCGATGCATATGATCCAGCGCAACATGACCGAAGAGCTGGAGAGCTGCCACGAAGCGCCGTTCTACACCTTAGGGCCGTTGACGACAGATATCGCGCCGGGCTATGACCACTTCACCTCCGGCATTGGCGCGGCGATGATCGGCTGGTTTGGCTGCGCGATGCTGTGCTACGTGACGCCAAAAGAGCACCTCGGCCTGCCGAACAAAGAAGACGTGAAGCAAGGGCTGATTACCTACAAGATTGCCGCCCACGCCGCCGACCTGGCGAAGGGGCACCCGGGTGCGCAGATCCGCGACAACGCGATGTCGAAAGCGCGCTTCGAATTCCGCTGGGAAGACCAGTTTAACCTCGCGCTCGACCCGTTCACTGCCCGCGCTTATCACGATGAAACCCTGCCGCAGGAGTCCGGCAAAGTCGCCCATTTCTGCTCGATGTGCGGGCCGAAGTTCTGCTCAATGAAAATCAGCCAGGAAGTACGCGACTACGCCGCCGCGCAGACTATTGAAGTGGGAATGGCAGATATGTCGGAGAACTTCCGCGCCAAAGGCGGTGAAATCTACCTCAAAAAAGAGGAGGCATAA
- the thiE gene encoding thiamine phosphate synthase produces the protein MYQPDFPTVPFRLGLYPVVESVAWIERLLQAGVRTIQLRIKDKRDEEVEADVMAAIELGRRYDARLFINDYWRLAIKHNAYGVHLGQEDLETTDLTAIQAAGLRLGVSTHDDMEIDVALAAKPSYIALGHVFPTQTKQMPSAPQGLTQLASHINRLADYPTVAIGGISLERAPAVLATGVGSIAVVSAITQAADWQAATAQLLDIAGVGDE, from the coding sequence ATGTACCAGCCTGATTTCCCGACCGTGCCGTTCCGCCTCGGGCTTTACCCGGTGGTGGAGAGCGTGGCGTGGATTGAACGCCTGCTGCAGGCGGGCGTGCGCACGATCCAACTGCGCATTAAAGATAAGCGTGATGAAGAGGTCGAAGCCGACGTCATGGCCGCCATTGAACTGGGGCGTCGCTATGACGCCCGTCTGTTTATCAACGACTACTGGCGGCTGGCGATTAAGCACAACGCTTACGGCGTGCATCTGGGCCAGGAAGATCTTGAAACCACCGATCTGACGGCGATTCAGGCGGCGGGGCTGCGCCTGGGTGTCTCCACTCACGATGATATGGAGATCGACGTCGCGCTGGCGGCTAAGCCTTCTTATATCGCACTCGGCCACGTCTTCCCCACGCAAACCAAGCAGATGCCTTCCGCCCCGCAGGGGCTGACGCAGCTGGCAAGCCATATTAACCGACTGGCAGATTACCCGACCGTCGCCATTGGCGGCATCAGCCTGGAACGTGCGCCCGCAGTGCTGGCAACCGGCGTCGGCAGCATTGCCGTGGTCAGCGCCATTACCCAGGCGGCTGACTGGCAGGCAGCCACAGCGCAGCTGCTCGACATAGCGGGAGTCGGCGATGAATGA
- a CDS encoding HesA/MoeB/ThiF family protein yields MNDRDFMRYSRQILLGDIAIEGQQKLLDSHVLIVGLGGLGSPAALYLAGAGVGTLTLADDDDVHLSNLQRQILFTTDDIARPKALAAERHLARLNPDSELVVLEQRLTGDALRHAVERADVVLDCTDNMATRQEINAACVSLNTPLVTASAVGFGGQLMVLTPPWEQGCYRCLWPDDVEPERNCRTAGIVGPVVGVMGTLQALEAIKLLSGIATPSGELRLFDGKTSQWRSLALRRANGCPVCGGQHADSVQ; encoded by the coding sequence ATGAATGACCGCGACTTTATGCGTTACAGCCGGCAGATCCTGCTCGGCGATATCGCTATTGAGGGCCAACAAAAGCTGCTCGACAGCCATGTACTGATTGTCGGTCTGGGCGGATTAGGCTCGCCTGCCGCGCTGTATCTGGCGGGAGCGGGCGTCGGCACGCTGACGCTGGCGGACGATGACGACGTTCATCTGAGCAATCTGCAACGGCAAATATTGTTCACCACCGACGACATTGCTCGCCCGAAAGCGCTGGCGGCGGAACGCCATCTGGCGCGTCTTAACCCGGACAGCGAGCTGGTCGTCCTTGAGCAGCGGCTGACGGGCGATGCGCTGCGGCACGCTGTCGAGCGGGCCGACGTGGTGCTCGACTGTACCGACAACATGGCCACGCGTCAGGAAATTAACGCCGCCTGCGTGTCGCTGAATACGCCTTTGGTGACCGCCAGCGCCGTCGGTTTCGGCGGCCAGTTGATGGTGCTCACGCCACCGTGGGAACAAGGTTGTTACCGCTGCCTGTGGCCGGATGATGTCGAACCTGAGCGCAACTGCCGTACCGCCGGTATCGTCGGCCCGGTTGTCGGCGTGATGGGCACCTTGCAGGCGCTGGAAGCCATCAAACTGCTTAGCGGCATTGCGACGCCCAGCGGCGAGTTACGCCTGTTTGACGGTAAAACCAGCCAGTGGCGCAGCCTTGCGCTGCGTCGGGCCAATGGCTGCCCGGTATGCGGAGGGCAACATGCAGATTCAGTTCAATGA
- the thiS gene encoding sulfur carrier protein ThiS, giving the protein MQIQFNDEPMQCAEGQTVSGLLTELNQLKPGAALALNQQILPREQWQQHIVQEGDQILLFQVIAGG; this is encoded by the coding sequence ATGCAGATTCAGTTCAATGATGAGCCGATGCAGTGCGCCGAGGGACAAACCGTCAGCGGGCTGCTCACCGAGCTTAATCAGCTCAAACCGGGCGCGGCGCTGGCGCTCAATCAGCAGATCCTGCCGCGCGAGCAGTGGCAGCAGCACATCGTGCAGGAAGGCGACCAGATCCTGCTTTTTCAGGTTATTGCAGGGGGTTGA
- the thiG gene encoding thiazole synthase, translating into MLRIADKTFDSHLFTGTGKFASSQLMVEAIRASGSQLVTLAMKRVDLRQHNDAILAPLIDAGVTLLPNTSGAKTAEEAIFAAQLAREALGTNWLKLEIHPDARWLLPDPIETLKAAEALVKQGFVVLPYCGADPVLCKRLEDVGCAAVMPLGAPIGSNQGLETKAMLEIIIQQATVPVVVDAGIGVPSHATQALEMGADAVLVNTAIAVADDPVMMATAFRLAVEAGLLARQAVPGSKSSLAQATSPLTGFLEALA; encoded by the coding sequence ATGTTACGTATTGCCGACAAAACGTTTGATTCACATCTGTTCACCGGTACCGGAAAATTTGCCTCATCGCAGCTGATGGTCGAGGCGATTCGCGCCTCCGGCAGCCAGCTGGTGACGCTGGCGATGAAGCGCGTGGATTTGCGCCAGCATAACGATGCCATTCTGGCCCCGCTTATCGACGCGGGCGTGACGCTGCTGCCTAACACCTCCGGAGCGAAAACCGCTGAAGAGGCGATTTTCGCCGCCCAACTGGCGCGTGAAGCGCTGGGCACAAACTGGCTGAAATTAGAAATCCACCCGGATGCCCGCTGGCTATTGCCGGATCCGATTGAAACGCTAAAAGCTGCCGAAGCGCTGGTGAAACAGGGCTTTGTGGTGCTGCCCTACTGCGGCGCGGATCCGGTACTGTGCAAGCGGCTGGAAGACGTGGGCTGCGCGGCGGTGATGCCGCTCGGCGCGCCTATCGGCTCCAACCAGGGGCTGGAAACCAAAGCGATGCTGGAGATTATTATCCAACAGGCGACCGTGCCGGTGGTCGTTGATGCAGGCATCGGCGTCCCCAGCCACGCCACGCAGGCGCTGGAAATGGGCGCCGACGCGGTGCTGGTCAACACGGCGATTGCCGTGGCGGACGATCCGGTGATGATGGCCACCGCTTTCCGTCTGGCGGTTGAAGCGGGCCTTCTGGCGCGCCAGGCCGTCCCCGGCAGCAAAAGCTCGCTCGCGCAGGCCACCAGCCCGTTGACGGGATTTCTGGAGGCACTGGCATGA
- the thiH gene encoding 2-iminoacetate synthase ThiH, producing the protein MNTFTDRWRQLEWDDIRLRINGKTAADVERALNASQLSRDDLMALLSPAAADYLEPLAQRAQKLTRQRFGNTVSFYVPLYLSNLCANDCTYCGFSMSNRIKRKTLDNAEIARECTAIRELGFEHLLLVTGEHQAKVGMDYFRRHLPAIRRQFASLHMEVQPLATEEYAELKALGLDGVMVYQETYHEGMYAQHHLKGKKQDFFWRLDTPDRLGQAGMDKIGLGALIGLSDSWRVDCFMVAEHLMWLQQRYWKSRYSISFPRLRPCAGGIEPASLMDERQLVQTICAFRLFSPDTELSLSTRESPWFRDRVIPLAINNVSAFSKTQPGGYADDRPELEQFSPHDARTPAEVANALTARGLQPVWKDWDSWLGRSAPR; encoded by the coding sequence ATGAATACCTTCACCGACCGCTGGCGACAGCTGGAGTGGGACGACATCCGCCTGCGTATCAACGGGAAAACCGCCGCTGACGTGGAACGCGCCCTCAACGCTTCGCAGCTTAGCCGCGATGATTTGATGGCGCTGCTCTCGCCTGCCGCCGCCGACTATCTGGAGCCGCTGGCACAGCGGGCGCAGAAGCTCACCCGTCAGCGCTTTGGCAACACCGTGAGCTTTTACGTTCCGCTGTATCTCTCAAATCTCTGCGCCAACGACTGCACCTACTGCGGTTTCTCAATGAGCAACCGTATCAAGCGTAAAACGCTGGATAACGCAGAAATTGCTCGGGAGTGCACGGCCATCCGTGAGCTGGGTTTTGAGCATCTGCTGCTGGTCACCGGTGAACATCAGGCAAAAGTCGGGATGGACTATTTTCGCCGCCACCTTCCGGCTATTCGCCGACAGTTTGCGTCACTGCACATGGAAGTTCAGCCGCTGGCGACCGAGGAATACGCCGAGCTGAAGGCGCTGGGGCTGGATGGCGTGATGGTTTATCAGGAGACCTATCACGAAGGAATGTACGCTCAGCATCACCTGAAAGGCAAAAAGCAGGACTTTTTCTGGCGTCTCGATACGCCGGACCGTTTGGGCCAGGCAGGCATGGATAAAATTGGCCTCGGTGCGCTGATAGGCCTGTCTGACAGCTGGCGGGTCGACTGTTTTATGGTCGCCGAGCACCTGATGTGGCTTCAGCAGCGCTACTGGAAAAGCCGCTATTCAATCTCCTTCCCGCGTCTGCGGCCCTGCGCGGGCGGCATCGAGCCGGCATCGCTGATGGATGAACGGCAGCTGGTACAGACGATTTGCGCCTTTCGTCTGTTCTCACCGGATACCGAACTATCGCTGTCCACCCGCGAGTCTCCCTGGTTCCGTGACCGCGTGATCCCGCTAGCCATCAATAACGTCAGCGCCTTTTCCAAAACCCAGCCCGGCGGCTACGCCGACGATCGCCCGGAACTGGAACAGTTCTCGCCGCACGATGCCAGAACCCCTGCCGAAGTCGCCAACGCGTTAACCGCGCGCGGGCTACAGCCGGTATGGAAAGACTGGGACAGTTGGCTCGGACGAAGCGCACCGCGCTAA
- a CDS encoding sensor domain-containing diguanylate cyclase, whose translation MSSHSRRLSFTAPIFISFAGIILCFVIIATLVTIIQRNDIIRDYHSINRNFTHNLAVNYTESILHENDYILGRATTFLARNDELNRLVNIDPEQGLQSMMQLLSMMPTVSSLSIADTQGHYLRAPQAIERPNAPVFDASTRPWFVHQGDVGIFSRYTQPYTDFFTQQQTVTLAKPVISTDGKLKGTLAFHFDLTAMSHTLRQMRSPVQGEFFIVNRQGQALLHPDSGKLFQTVVSEQLLNGMTAGEGEVFDKPSRTWYYYYSFTNPDWFVIYKVSGHTLSMLAQHESIIISWGFALAGLIIITFGLYLRHASRGILMNIINAIKTGDTQRAPGLEVMLHKAIETNKARERAYVRQATVDSLTGCKNRWAFDTDIAKLMNERQSFALALVDIDNFKSINDTWGHLSGDIVLRSVAREGIAILQAHGLSLYRYGGEEFAVIFTAEHVAEAAALLELWRLNVANRSWREEGLHVTFSAGLGEWHMETLDHLVSSVDEALYRAKRQGKNRIERTSTS comes from the coding sequence ATGAGTTCTCACAGCAGGCGGCTGTCGTTTACAGCGCCTATTTTTATCAGTTTTGCCGGCATTATCCTGTGCTTTGTGATTATTGCCACGCTGGTCACTATCATTCAACGCAATGATATTATTCGTGATTATCACAGTATTAACCGCAATTTCACCCATAACCTTGCGGTCAATTACACGGAATCCATTCTGCATGAAAACGATTATATTCTGGGGCGTGCGACAACCTTTTTAGCCCGTAATGATGAGCTGAACAGACTCGTCAATATCGACCCCGAGCAAGGGCTGCAATCCATGATGCAGCTGCTGTCCATGATGCCCACCGTCTCTTCGCTGTCGATCGCCGATACGCAAGGCCATTACCTGCGCGCACCGCAGGCGATTGAGCGCCCGAATGCGCCGGTTTTTGATGCCTCAACCCGCCCGTGGTTCGTGCATCAGGGCGATGTCGGGATCTTCAGCCGCTATACCCAGCCCTACACCGATTTCTTCACGCAGCAACAGACCGTGACGCTGGCAAAACCGGTTATTTCGACCGACGGCAAACTAAAAGGCACGCTGGCGTTCCACTTTGATCTCACCGCCATGAGCCATACGCTGCGGCAGATGCGCTCGCCGGTGCAAGGCGAGTTCTTCATCGTCAACCGCCAGGGACAGGCGCTGCTGCATCCGGACAGCGGCAAGCTGTTCCAGACGGTCGTGTCTGAACAACTGCTTAACGGCATGACCGCTGGCGAAGGAGAAGTGTTCGATAAACCCAGCCGTACCTGGTATTACTACTATTCCTTCACCAACCCTGACTGGTTTGTGATCTATAAAGTTTCCGGCCATACCCTCAGCATGCTGGCGCAGCATGAAAGTATCATCATCTCGTGGGGCTTCGCGCTGGCAGGTCTGATTATCATTACCTTCGGCCTGTACCTGCGGCACGCCTCACGCGGCATCCTGATGAATATCATTAACGCCATCAAGACAGGTGATACCCAACGAGCGCCGGGCCTGGAGGTGATGCTGCATAAAGCGATTGAGACGAATAAAGCGCGCGAGCGGGCCTACGTGCGCCAGGCGACCGTCGACTCGCTGACCGGCTGTAAGAACCGCTGGGCCTTCGATACCGACATCGCTAAGCTGATGAACGAGCGACAGTCGTTCGCACTCGCGCTGGTCGATATCGATAACTTCAAATCCATTAACGATACCTGGGGTCATCTGAGCGGGGATATTGTCCTGCGCAGCGTTGCCCGTGAAGGGATCGCTATCCTGCAGGCGCATGGTCTATCGTTGTATCGCTACGGTGGCGAAGAGTTTGCGGTTATTTTCACCGCCGAACACGTTGCCGAAGCCGCCGCCCTGCTGGAGCTATGGCGGTTGAACGTGGCTAACCGGTCATGGCGTGAAGAAGGCCTGCATGTCACCTTCAGCGCCGGGCTGGGCGAATGGCATATGGAGACGTTGGATCACCTGGTCTCGAGCGTTGACGAAGCGCTTTATCGCGCCAAACGCCAGGGGAAAAATCGCATCGAACGTACCTCAACCTCCTGA
- a CDS encoding PTS sugar transporter subunit IIB → MKNIVLCCAAGMSTSMLVQRMKDAAQKKGVEVSIKAVPVAEFKANINEADIVLLGPQVKYEQAKLQALADPLGKKVAVIDMMDYGMMKGDVVLEKALKLME, encoded by the coding sequence ATGAAGAATATCGTTTTATGCTGCGCTGCAGGTATGTCCACCAGCATGCTGGTTCAACGCATGAAGGACGCAGCTCAGAAAAAAGGGGTTGAAGTCTCAATTAAAGCCGTACCGGTGGCCGAATTCAAAGCGAATATCAACGAGGCAGACATCGTTCTGCTCGGCCCACAGGTCAAGTATGAGCAGGCTAAGCTACAGGCGCTGGCCGACCCGCTGGGCAAGAAAGTCGCGGTCATCGATATGATGGATTACGGCATGATGAAAGGCGATGTCGTGCTTGAGAAAGCCCTTAAGTTAATGGAGTGA
- a CDS encoding PTS lactose/cellobiose transporter subunit IIA: MEDLESIIMELLVNAGAARSSALTALQLARKGDFEGAEKAMEESREFVKLAHGIQTQLIGIDEGTGKLPVNLITVHSQDHLMNAMVIQDLATDMIELYRRIPLVS; encoded by the coding sequence GTGGAAGATTTAGAATCAATCATCATGGAACTGCTGGTGAACGCCGGTGCCGCACGTAGCTCCGCATTAACCGCGCTGCAGCTCGCGCGTAAGGGTGACTTCGAAGGCGCAGAAAAAGCGATGGAAGAGTCCCGCGAGTTCGTGAAGCTGGCACACGGTATCCAGACGCAGCTGATCGGCATCGATGAAGGCACGGGCAAGCTGCCGGTTAACCTGATTACCGTTCATTCTCAGGATCACCTGATGAATGCGATGGTTATCCAGGATCTGGCCACCGACATGATTGAACTGTACCGCCGTATTCCTCTGGTGAGCTAA